ACGGGCGGTGAGGGCGTAGAGCTCGGGAGCGCCGGGCCCCCAGATCCGCACCCGGTCCTCGGGGATCACCAGCGGGAGGTGCGGGGCGAGGTCGAGGTCGGCCCGCACCTCGGCGCGGGCGACCTCCTCGCCGCCGGGGACAGAGGCGATGATCTCGAGGCGGGTGCCGCGGGTGGACCGGGCCAGCGGCGCGGTGATCGAGAAGGAGTGCCCGGCCAAGGACGGGATGATGCGCAGGCAGCGGATCTCGTCGGCAGGGACGCCCTCGAGCCAGACGCTCTGCCAGATGCCGGTGGTGCGGTGGTAGCTGGCATGGGTGGCGTGGAACCAGGTGGACTGCTTGCCGCGGGCCTGGGGGACGTCATGCGGGTCGCGGGCGCGGACCACGATCTCGATCTCGCGGCCGGGGACCGCACCCGGCACGGTGGAGAGATCGGCGGCGAAGGGGGTGAAGCCGCCGCGATGGCGGGCCACCTCCACCCCGTCCGCCCACACCGTCGCGTCGTGGTCGACCGCCTCGAAGCGCAGCAGCGGGCGCAGGCCCTCCCAGTCGGCAGGGATCCTCACCCTGCGCCGGTACCAGACGGCATGGAGGAAATCGCGGTTCCCGATCCCGGAGGCCTCGGTCTCCGGGGCGAAGGGGACGGTGATCGTCCGCGCGAGCTCGCGCTCGAGCAGACCGCGCTCCCGCCCGGAGTCCCCCTGGTCGATCTCGAACTGCCAGGTGCCGTTCAGACTCAGCCAGGTGGGGCGCTGCAGCTGGGGACGGGGGTGCTCCGGGCGCGGGACGTCGACGGCCGCCGACGGCGGGGCGTCCAGAACGGCGGCGAGCTCCTCGGCCCGGGCGACCAGGGCGGAGAGCGCAGCGGGCAGAGCGGGCTGGGCGGGGGTCTGAGCGGGCACGGGCTGCTCCTCACCTCGGGATCGACGTCGATCGGATGCCCCCATTCCATCGCATTCGCGCGGTTCCTGCCATGCGGCAGCCCGGAGGTGGTCACCATGGAGTGCCATGGAGGGCGCTGCCGCGCGGTGGTATCTCACACCCGCACGGCGCAGCGTCGCGCCGCGGGGCGCCTGCGGCTACTGTGAGCAGCAGTGCCGTCATCCCGCCGCGGCACAGGTCCCGAGCGGACAGCCCCGATCCGGTCCGACGCCCCGCGTCGCACTCGCAGGTCGGCAGGCTCCGCTGCGGTGACAGCGCCGGCCGAGGATCACTGCCCTGTGCAGTGGTGCCGACGGCGCCCCGGGTGGGATTGCACCACAGAGAACGGATCACCCTTCGTGACCACCCCTGATTTCGCGCGCCTCGGCGTGCCCCCCGTCCTGATCAGCGCCCTGGCGCCTCGGGGCATCGTCGAGCCCACCCCGATCCAGGCCGCGACGCTGCCGGACTCCCTGTCCGGTCGCGACGTGCTGGGCCGTGGCCGGACCGGCTCGGGCAAGACCTACGCCTTCCTGCTGCCGCTGGTGGCGCGCCTGATCGCGCAGCCCCGCCGTCGCGTCGCGCGCCGCCCCCGCTCCCTGATCCTCGCGCCCACCCGTGAGCTCGCCTCGCAGCTCGCCGACTCGCTGCAGCCGCTCGAGGCGGCCACCGATCTGCGCAGCACGGTCGTCTTCGGCGGTGTGGGCCAGAACCCGCAGGTCAAGGCGCTCGCCGGCGGCATCGACGTGCTCGTGGCCTGCCCCGGGCGTCTGCTGGACCTCATGAACCAGGGTCACGTGGACCTCGGCGCGGTGGAGATCACCGTGATCGACGAGGCCGACCACATGGCCGACATGGGCTTCCTGCCGATGGTGCGCAAGATCCTCGCGAAGACCCCGCCGAAGGGCCAGCGGATGCTGTTCTCCGCGACCCTCGACTCCGGGGTGAACAAGCTCGTCAAGGAGTTCCTCCACGAGCCGGTCACCCATTCCGCGGATCCGGCCACGAGCGCGGTCGGCACCATGGAGCACCACGTGCTCGAGGTCTCCCCCGCCACCCGCTTCGACGTGCTCCGCGACCTGGCCGCCGCGCCGGGCCGCACCATCATGTTCACCCGCACCAAGTACGGCGCGAAGAACCTGGCCCGCAAGCTCTCCGCCCGTGGCGTGGACGCGGTGGACCTGCACGGCAACCTCTCCCAGAACGCCCGCACCCGGAACCTCGAGGCCTTCGGCTCCGGCACCGCGACGACGATGGTCTGCACCGACATCGCCGCCCGCGGCATCCATGTGGACGAGGTGGCCCTGGTGGTCCACGCCGATCCGCCCGTCGAGCACAAGGCGTACCTGCACCGCTCGGGCCGCACCGCCCGCGCCGGTGAGTCCGGCACCGTGATCACCGTGCAGATCCCGGAGCAGAAGCGCGACGTCAGCGATCTGATGCGCAAGGCCGGGATCCGGCCCACCCACCACGCCTCGGTGACGGCCACCAGCCCCGTCCTCGTCGAGCTCGCCCCCGGTGAGCGGGTCGAGACCCATGAGCCGCGCCAGCCCGAGCCGCCCGTGGACCAGGCGCGCCTGAACGGCGAGCGCGGCGGCGGCCGCGGTCGTGGTGGCCGTGGCGGTCGCCCGGCCGGTCAGGGTCGTGGTGACGGCGGCGCCTCGCGCGGCGAGGGCCAGGGCTCCCGCGGCGGTCGTCGCGGTGGCCAGGACGGACAGTCGGGTCGGCGCGAGCAGGTCGGTGCCGGCAGCGGCTCCCGCTCCGGCGGTCGCGGGCGCTCCGGCCAGGGTCGCTCCGGCGGCCGTCAGGGCGGCTCCTCGACCACCTACTCCACCTCGAGCGGGGAGCGCGGCTCCGGCGGGCTCGCCTCCTTCTCCTCCGGCCGCGGCCGCTGAGCAGGCCCCTCCGGTCTCGATCGGACCCCGGCAGACCTCCCTCGCGGGACGGTCCGCCGGGGTCCTGTCGTCAGCGCAGCTCGCGCTTGAGGATCTTGCCGGTGGAGGTCATCGGCAGCTCCTCGTCGATGACGATCTCCCGCGGGTACTTGAAGTCCGCCATCTGCTCCTTGGCCCAGTCCCGCAGCTGCTCAGGAGTGATCGTGGCGCCCTGCTCGAGGATCACGTGGGCCTTGATCTCCTCGCCGAGGCGCTCATGCGGCACTCCGATCACGGCGACGAGGGAGACCTGCTCATGGCTGAGCAGCACCTCCTCCACCTCCCGCGGATAGACGTTGTACCCACCGCGCACGATCATGTCCTTGGCCCGGTCCACGATGAAGTAGAAGCCCTCCTCGTCCCGTCGGCCCAGGTCCCCGGTGCGGAACCAGCCGTCCCGGATCGCCGCGGCGGTCTCCTCGGGGCGGCGCAGGTAGCCGGTCATGATGTTGTGCCCGCGCACCACGATCTCACCGATCGCGTCGGGCTCGCTGACGCGGGCCCAGTCCGGGTCGGCGGGATCGATGAGCGCCATCTCCACTCCCCACACGGGCAGCCCGATCGACCCCGGGCGCGGACGATCCGCGAGGGAGAAGCTGGCCACCGGTGACGTCTCGGAGAGGCCGTAGCCCTCCATGATCGAGATGCCGAGCTTCTCCTGGACGCCGCGCAGGATCTCCACCGGCAGCGCGGAGCCGCCGGAGACCCCGAGACGCAGGTGCTCGGCGAGGTCCCCGACCTCGGCCTCGCCGTCGGTCAGCAGGCGCAGCAGGGCCCACCACATGGTGGGGACGCCGGCGAAGATCGTCACGCGATGGGCCAGCAGCAGATCCAGTGCCTGACGGGGTTCGAAACGGGGCAGCAGCACCAGCGTGGCACCCGTGGAGAAGCCGGCGTTGAGGTTCACCGTGGCCCCGAAGGTGTGGAACAGCGGCAGGGCGACCAGGTGCACGTCCTCGCCGGGCACGGAGCCGAACAGCCGGTTGCAGGTCAGGGCGTTCATCAGCTGGTTGGAGTGGCTGAGCTCGGCGCCCTTGGGATGCCCGGTGGTGCCGGAGGTGTAGAGCACCACGGCGGTGTCGGTCTCACGGCGCTGGACCGTCTCGAAGCGGTCGGGGAGCTCCGCGACCGCCCGGGCGAGGGTGGGCACCCCCTCGTAGGGGCTCTCGGCCTGCGGGTCGGCGGTCATGAGCACCACCTGCGGGGGTCGGGCAGCAGCCTTCGCGCCCTCGACGACGGAGCGGCCGATGGGCAGCTCCTCGCTGCCCTCGAACGCGAGGACGACCGAGGCCTCGGCGTCGTCGAGGTAGTAGGTCACCTCACGGGACTTGTTCAGCACGTTCAGCGGCACCACCACCGCCCCGACCTTGAGGATCCCGAAGTAGACGATCGGGAACTGCGGCAGGTTCGGGCAGCTCAGCGCGACCCGGTCCCCGGGCTCCACACCGAGGGAGACGAGCAGGTGCGCGACCTGATTGGCGGCGGCGTCCACCTGGGCGTAGGTCAGGGACGTCCCGCCGAGCACGAGGGCGGGCCGATCGGGGACGGTGCGGGCGCTGTCCTCCAGCACCACGGCGAGGTTGTACATACCAGTCCTTTCCGGACGACGGTGTCACGGAGCCACAGCATAGAGCCGCCCGACCCCGAGGTACCTGGTACTGCGCACCCGAGACACCGCATCGACACTTCGTCGATTGCGTGAGTGACGAACTGTGGGAGAGGATGGCCTCATGACTGCTCCGTCCGCCCCGCCCGCTCCGCCGCCCACCGAACCACAGCTCGCCGCCGCGGCGGACACCTTCGCGATGCTCGCCAGCCCCGCCCGGCTGCAGCTGGTGTGGCTGATGAGCTCGGGACGCTTCGACGTGGGTGAGCTGGCCGCACGGGTGGGGCTCAGCCTGCCCACCACCAGCCAGCACCTGCGCAAGCTCCGCCTGACGGGCATCGTCTCCGCGACCCGCGAGGGTCGGCACAGCTACTACACGGTCGAGGACCCGCACGTGGTCGAGCTGGTGGAGCAGATCTTCGAGCACATCGCCCCCGATGGCTCCCTCGCTCCCGATCCGCCCGCACCCTCCCCCACCAGGGACTCCCGCGCATGACCTCCCCGGCCCCGACCACGCCCGACGCCCGTGCGCGCATCGATCTGCGCAGGTACGCGTGGCTGTCGATCGTCGTCGCGATCCTCACCATCGTCCTGAAGACGAGCGCCTGGGCGATGACGGACTCCGTCGGGCTGCTCTCCGACGCCGCCGAGTCGACCGTGAACCTGGTCGCCGCGGTGGTCGCGCTGATCGCCCTGACCGTCGCCGCACGGCCCGCGACCGAGCGCTTCCTCTACGGGCGCGCGAAGGCCGAGTACTTCTCCGCCGCGCTCGAGGGGCTGATGATCTTCGTGGCCGCCGCGGTCATCATGGTCACCGCCGTCGAACGCTTCATCAATCCCCGACCGCTCGAGAACCTCGGCGTGGGACTGCTCATCGTCGTGATCGCCTCTCTGCTCAACGGCGGCGTGGCGCTGGTGCTGCTGCGCGTCGGGAGGACCCATAACTCGATCACCCTGCGGGCCGACGGCAAGCATCTGATGACCGACGTCGTCACCAGCGCCGGGATCCTCCTCGGGGTGGGGCTGGTGGCGCTGACCGGCTGGGAGCGGCTCGATGCCGTCGTCGCCTTCGCCGTCGGCGTGAACATCATCATCACCGGCATCGGACTGCTCCGGGAGTCCCTCTCCGGCCTGCTGGACAAGGCACTGCCGGACGAGGACCACGAGATCATCACCGAGGTGCTGCGCCGCCGCACCGACGCCACCCTCACCTTCCACGGTCTGCAGACCCGCGAGGCCGGACAGCAGAAGTTCATGAACGTGCACGTGCTGGTGCCGGACGAGTGGACGGTCAAGCAGGGCCACGACTACATCGAGGGCCTCGAGGACGAGCTGCGCGGGTGCCTGCCGGACCTCACCGTGCTCACCCACCTCGAGCCGATCTCCGACCCGGCCTCCTACGAGGACATCCCCGCCCAGCACGTGCCGATCCACGGCGACGACCATGATCCGACCCGGCCGCCCGAGGAGTCTCCATGAACCGCACCGATCCGACCTCCCTCGAGACCCTCACCGCCCGCCTGCGCGAGGCGCTCGGCGAGGACGCCGTCATCGCCGCGCCCGAGTCGCGCTACCACGGGGACCGGGCGGAGCCCGGCGCCGCGGACGCCCGGTTCCTGCTGGTGCTCCCCCACGACGTCGAGGGCGTGCAGGCCACCCTCCGTCTCGCCCACGAGACGGGCACCCCGGTGGTGTCGCGCGGCGCCGGCTCCGGCCTCTCCGGGGGAACGGTCGCGATCGACGGCGGGATGGTGCTGAGCCTGGAGCGGCTGCACACGATCCGCGAGATCGACCCCCTGGACGAGGTCGCGGTGGTCGACGCAGGGGTGATCACCGCCGATCTCTCCGAGGCCCTGGCGCCCCTGGGCTTCTTCTACGCCCCGGATCCTGCGAGCGTCGCGATCTCGACGATCGGCGGCAACATCGCGACCAACGCGGGCGGGCTGCACTGCGCGAAGTACGGCGTGACCCGTGAGTCCGTGCTGGCGCTCGAGGTCGTGCTGGCCGACGGCACCCTGCTGCGCACCGGCCACCGCTCGCTCAAGGGCGTCACCGGGCTGGACCTCACCCAGCTGCTGATCGGCTCCGAGGGCACCCTGGCCGTGGTGGTCGCCGCGACCGTGCGGATCCGGCCCGTCCCGGTGGCGCGTCGCACCGTGCTGGCCCGCTTCTCGACCACCGCGCACGCCGCCGACGGGGTGAACGCGATCTCCCGCTCCCCGGTGCGTCCGGCGGCGACCGAGCTGCTGGACTCCGGCGCGGTGGCGGACATCGACGCGCACAACGGCTCCCGCCTGGGCGCCGACCCGGCCGCTGAGGCGATCGGCACCCACCACCCGGACGGCCCGAGGAGCTCCGGGGGTGCGGTGCTGCTGCTCGAGCTCGATGGCTACGGCATCCGGGAGCAGACTGCGGATCTCGTCGACATCCTCACCGGGGCGGGCGGGAGCGTACAGGTCATCGAGGACGAGGCGGAGGCCGAGCACCTGTGGGAGCTGCGCCGGACCAGCCATGCCGCCGGCGGTGGTCGCAGACGGCTGAACGAGGATGTGGCGGTGCCGAAGTCCCGCCTGGCCCAGATGCTGACCGCGCTGGAGGAGATCGGCCACCGCCACGGAGTGGCCACCTCGGCCATCGCCCATGCCGGCGACGGCAACCTCCACCCCTCGCTCTCCCTGCCCGGCGTCCCCGAGGATCCCTCCGCCGCGCTGCCGGCCCCGATCCTCGCGGCGGCCGATGAGGTGGTGCGGACGGCCCTGGAGCTGGGCGGCACCATCAGCGGGGAGCACGGCATCGGGACCGCCAAGCAGCGCTGGCTGGACCTCGAGCTCTCCCCCACCTCACGGAGCCTCCAGCACCGCCTGAAGCAGGCCTTCGATCCGCGCGGCCTGCTCAACCCCGGCAAGGCCCTCTGAGGGCGGTCCCTCGTGACCGAAAGCCGTGCGAGAAGAGCACCACGATGACATGATGCCCCCATGGTGACCCAGGCCACATCCGCATCCGTCCGAGTCTCCGCCCGCCCGCTGCTGCTGAACAACCTCGTCGCGGCCCTCATCGCCAGCGCCGTCATGATCTTCCTGCACGAGTCGGCCCACCTGGTGGCGGGCCTCGCCCTCGGCCATCCTTCGGTCCTGTTCTCCTTCGGGGTGGACCATCTGGGGTCCCCGTCGGAATCCGATCAGGTCGTGATGAACCTCGCCGGCCCCGCCTTCAGCCTGGTCATGGGCGTGCTGATGCAGCTATGGACCCCGCTGCGCAGGCGCGCCGATTTCCTGCACCTGGTGTGGCTGTGGCTGGCCTTCGCCTCGGTCCAGGAGGGCATCGCCTATCTGTGCCTGACCCCGTTCGGTGCGGGCGATACCGGAGCGGCCGCCCAGCTGCTCGGTCTTCCGGTGGCGCTGCAGCTCCTCGCCCTCGCCGTCGGCATCGGCGGGATGTTCCTCAATGCTCGGGCCTTCGCGCCGCATATGGCGCGCCACGCCGGGGACGATCCGCGCCGGCGCAATGCGATGACGCTGTTCCCCTGGCTGTACGGGATGATCGTCTCGGTGCTGTTGAGCATCCTGTACCTCGCGATCAGCCCGGCCGATCCGCCGGCCTCCGCCCAGCTCGCGATCCTCGCCGCCGGGACGGCGATCCTGGTCTTCGCCCCGATGGCGCACCTCTTCGCCCGCGGCGTCGCCGAGGTGCCCTATGAGCCGCTGCGGCTGCGGACGGTCCCCGTCGGCGGCCTGGTGGCCCTGGCGGTGCTGGTGCTCGGGAACATCCTGCTCAGCCTCGGGGTCCAGGTCGGCTGAGCGCCCGCCGAACGCCGCAGGGCACAGGGATCTTCCCGGGATCGAGGTCGACAAGCTCTCACTCCGCCCCGGGCCCCACAGCGGGCGCCCGTGGATAGCCTGAGCTGTATGAACGCTCCTCATGTGCCGCTGTCGATCCTCGATCTCGTCCCCATCTCCGAAGGCATGACCACCCGGGAGGCGATCAACGCCTCGATGGAGGGGGCGAGGGTCGCCGATCGCCTCGGATACGAGCGGCTCTGGTACGCCGAGCACCACAACACGAACGCCCTCGCCGCGAGCGCGACCTCGCTGCTGATCGACCGGGCGGCCTCGCTGACCGAGCGGATCCGCGTCGGCTCCGGCGGGATCATGCTCCCCAACCACTCCCCGCTCGCCGTCATCGAGCAGTTCGGCTCCCTGGTCCAGTTCCACGGGGACCGCATCGACCTGGGGCTGGGCCGCGCGCCGGGCACCGATCAGCTCACCGCGCAGCTGCTGGCCCGCACCTCCGCGGAGCCGGCCGCGTTCCTCGCCGCCGTCGAGCAGATGCGGGACTGGTCCCGCCAGGAGTCCAGCGGCTCCTCACCCATCACGGCGGAGGTCGCCCGCGGCACCGAGGTGCCGATGTGGATCCTGGGCTCGACCGCCAATGGTGCTCGTCTCGCCGCCCAGCTGGGCATGCCGTTCTCCGTCGCCTCCCACTTCGCCCCCTTCCAGTACCTGCACGCGCTGGACGTCTACCGCGACAACTTCGACCCCGACGCCGGCACCGCACAGATCGCGGCGCCGCGCACCATGGTCGGGGTGAACCTGGTGGTCTCCGAGACCGACGAGGAGGCGCAGCGGCAGTTCACGACCCTCCAGCAGATGTTCCTGGGGATCGTGACCGGGCAGCGGCAGAAGATCCAGCCGCCGCGCCCGATCGAGGACGTCGCAGCGGGGCATCTCCTCTCCCAGATCGATCAGACCCTGTCGATCAGGGCGGTCGGCTCCCCCGCCACCGTGGTGCGCCGGCTGGAGGAGATCGTGGCCGCCACCGGCGCCGACGAGCTCATCCTCACCGCCTACCACTTCGACCCGGCCGATCGCCTGCACGCCCTCGAGCTGCTGGCCGAGGCCTGGGGTCTCGACGGCGCCGCGGCGCACCCCGCTCCCTGATCCGGGCGCGGCGACCGCCCCACCCTGGCATGCTGGGGCCATGGCGATGCCGCCTCCTGCCCCGGACCCTGCTCCCCTGCCCACCACACCGCGGATCGGCCTGCTGCCGGCCGCCGGCGTGTCGGCCTCCGCATATCTGCTGTTCGGGCTGCAGCTCGGGGGGTGGGGGCATGGACTCCTCGCCCTCAGCCTGCTCGGCGCGCTCCTGGTCTCCCGCGAGCTCGCCAAGGACCTGCTCCTCATCGGGCTCGGGATCACGATCGTCTCCACCACCTCGGTGAAGGCGGATGTGGACTGGGATCGGTTCTTCACGATCGGCACCGTGCTGCTGCTCGCCGTGGCCGTGCCGCTGCTGGTGGACCGGCTGGTCCTGCGACGGCGCACGATCCGCTTCCCCTGGCTCTCCGGACGGCGCTGGAACCGCTGGCAGTGGGGGTACATCGTCGCCGTCCCGCTGCTGGGATGGCTGCTGCTGCCGTTCTACTTCATCACCTCGGGCGCGTACCAGAACTGGCCCCACATCACCGACGCCGGAGAGCTGGGACGCTTCCTGGTGGGCGTGAACTTCGTGGGCACCTGGGACGAGCTGTTCTTCATCTGCACCTGCTTCGCGCTCCTGCGGCGCCACGTCGGGCTCTGGCCGGCGAACATCCTGCAGGCGATCATCTTCGTGTCGTTCCTGTGGGAGCTGGGCTACCAGGAATGGGGGCCGCTGCTCACCGCTCCGTTCGCGCTGCTGCAGGGCTGGCTGTTCACGCGCACCGGCTCCCTGCTGTATGTCCTGATCGTGCATCTGCTCTTCGACGTGGTCGTCTTCCTCGCGATCGTCCATGCCCACAATCCTGGGATGATCCCGATCTTCCTGGTCTGAGCCGTCGTCGCCGACGTTCTCCCCGTCCCCTGAATGCGGGTCTCACCAGCCCTTCTGCCGCCTCCATAGCGGAGCCGCGGGAAGTCCTCGAGACCCTGCCCCGTGCTAGATTGTGACGAATGGCGACGCGGCGAGGAATTCCCCCCAGAGGAACCCCCTTCGAGGTCGTCCGCACCCTCCTGGAGGAGGGTGGGATGCATCGCGCCGAGCTCGCCCGTCACCTGCAGACGTCCCGGCCGACCATCACCAACACCGTCACCACCCTGCTCGATCAGGGCATGCTCGAGCCCGAGAGCCTCACCGGCGAGACCGCGGCCGGGGAGGGCAAGGCTCCGCTCAAGGAGAAGCTGGTCCTGGCCCGCCGTGCCGGGATCATCGGTGCCGCGATCCACCAGGACGACTCCACGATCGTCGGTCTCGGCGAGGTGGACGGCCGTGTGATCTCCACCCGTTCCCTCCCCTGCTCCTCCGACGCCACCGGGCCCGAGCGGATCAGCAGCGCGCTGAC
The window above is part of the Brachybacterium vulturis genome. Proteins encoded here:
- a CDS encoding DEAD/DEAH box helicase, with protein sequence MTTPDFARLGVPPVLISALAPRGIVEPTPIQAATLPDSLSGRDVLGRGRTGSGKTYAFLLPLVARLIAQPRRRVARRPRSLILAPTRELASQLADSLQPLEAATDLRSTVVFGGVGQNPQVKALAGGIDVLVACPGRLLDLMNQGHVDLGAVEITVIDEADHMADMGFLPMVRKILAKTPPKGQRMLFSATLDSGVNKLVKEFLHEPVTHSADPATSAVGTMEHHVLEVSPATRFDVLRDLAAAPGRTIMFTRTKYGAKNLARKLSARGVDAVDLHGNLSQNARTRNLEAFGSGTATTMVCTDIAARGIHVDEVALVVHADPPVEHKAYLHRSGRTARAGESGTVITVQIPEQKRDVSDLMRKAGIRPTHHASVTATSPVLVELAPGERVETHEPRQPEPPVDQARLNGERGGGRGRGGRGGRPAGQGRGDGGASRGEGQGSRGGRRGGQDGQSGRREQVGAGSGSRSGGRGRSGQGRSGGRQGGSSTTYSTSSGERGSGGLASFSSGRGR
- a CDS encoding long-chain-fatty-acid--CoA ligase, with the translated sequence MYNLAVVLEDSARTVPDRPALVLGGTSLTYAQVDAAANQVAHLLVSLGVEPGDRVALSCPNLPQFPIVYFGILKVGAVVVPLNVLNKSREVTYYLDDAEASVVLAFEGSEELPIGRSVVEGAKAAARPPQVVLMTADPQAESPYEGVPTLARAVAELPDRFETVQRRETDTAVVLYTSGTTGHPKGAELSHSNQLMNALTCNRLFGSVPGEDVHLVALPLFHTFGATVNLNAGFSTGATLVLLPRFEPRQALDLLLAHRVTIFAGVPTMWWALLRLLTDGEAEVGDLAEHLRLGVSGGSALPVEILRGVQEKLGISIMEGYGLSETSPVASFSLADRPRPGSIGLPVWGVEMALIDPADPDWARVSEPDAIGEIVVRGHNIMTGYLRRPEETAAAIRDGWFRTGDLGRRDEEGFYFIVDRAKDMIVRGGYNVYPREVEEVLLSHEQVSLVAVIGVPHERLGEEIKAHVILEQGATITPEQLRDWAKEQMADFKYPREIVIDEELPMTSTGKILKRELR
- a CDS encoding ArsR/SmtB family transcription factor, with translation MTAPSAPPAPPPTEPQLAAAADTFAMLASPARLQLVWLMSSGRFDVGELAARVGLSLPTTSQHLRKLRLTGIVSATREGRHSYYTVEDPHVVELVEQIFEHIAPDGSLAPDPPAPSPTRDSRA
- a CDS encoding cation diffusion facilitator family transporter; translated protein: MTSPAPTTPDARARIDLRRYAWLSIVVAILTIVLKTSAWAMTDSVGLLSDAAESTVNLVAAVVALIALTVAARPATERFLYGRAKAEYFSAALEGLMIFVAAAVIMVTAVERFINPRPLENLGVGLLIVVIASLLNGGVALVLLRVGRTHNSITLRADGKHLMTDVVTSAGILLGVGLVALTGWERLDAVVAFAVGVNIIITGIGLLRESLSGLLDKALPDEDHEIITEVLRRRTDATLTFHGLQTREAGQQKFMNVHVLVPDEWTVKQGHDYIEGLEDELRGCLPDLTVLTHLEPISDPASYEDIPAQHVPIHGDDHDPTRPPEESP
- a CDS encoding FAD-binding oxidoreductase — protein: MNRTDPTSLETLTARLREALGEDAVIAAPESRYHGDRAEPGAADARFLLVLPHDVEGVQATLRLAHETGTPVVSRGAGSGLSGGTVAIDGGMVLSLERLHTIREIDPLDEVAVVDAGVITADLSEALAPLGFFYAPDPASVAISTIGGNIATNAGGLHCAKYGVTRESVLALEVVLADGTLLRTGHRSLKGVTGLDLTQLLIGSEGTLAVVVAATVRIRPVPVARRTVLARFSTTAHAADGVNAISRSPVRPAATELLDSGAVADIDAHNGSRLGADPAAEAIGTHHPDGPRSSGGAVLLLELDGYGIREQTADLVDILTGAGGSVQVIEDEAEAEHLWELRRTSHAAGGGRRRLNEDVAVPKSRLAQMLTALEEIGHRHGVATSAIAHAGDGNLHPSLSLPGVPEDPSAALPAPILAAADEVVRTALELGGTISGEHGIGTAKQRWLDLELSPTSRSLQHRLKQAFDPRGLLNPGKAL
- a CDS encoding LLM class flavin-dependent oxidoreductase — protein: MNAPHVPLSILDLVPISEGMTTREAINASMEGARVADRLGYERLWYAEHHNTNALAASATSLLIDRAASLTERIRVGSGGIMLPNHSPLAVIEQFGSLVQFHGDRIDLGLGRAPGTDQLTAQLLARTSAEPAAFLAAVEQMRDWSRQESSGSSPITAEVARGTEVPMWILGSTANGARLAAQLGMPFSVASHFAPFQYLHALDVYRDNFDPDAGTAQIAAPRTMVGVNLVVSETDEEAQRQFTTLQQMFLGIVTGQRQKIQPPRPIEDVAAGHLLSQIDQTLSIRAVGSPATVVRRLEEIVAATGADELILTAYHFDPADRLHALELLAEAWGLDGAAAHPAP
- a CDS encoding CPBP family intramembrane glutamic endopeptidase yields the protein MPPPAPDPAPLPTTPRIGLLPAAGVSASAYLLFGLQLGGWGHGLLALSLLGALLVSRELAKDLLLIGLGITIVSTTSVKADVDWDRFFTIGTVLLLAVAVPLLVDRLVLRRRTIRFPWLSGRRWNRWQWGYIVAVPLLGWLLLPFYFITSGAYQNWPHITDAGELGRFLVGVNFVGTWDELFFICTCFALLRRHVGLWPANILQAIIFVSFLWELGYQEWGPLLTAPFALLQGWLFTRTGSLLYVLIVHLLFDVVVFLAIVHAHNPGMIPIFLV